The Brassica napus cultivar Da-Ae unplaced genomic scaffold, Da-Ae ScsIHWf_1314;HRSCAF=1877, whole genome shotgun sequence region tacggatcttatgttatttagtgttgattaggtggataatgttgggaagtaTATGTttacgaaaatttaaaaaattaaatttttttctcaggttcgaaaaggtagacttactgcccattacagagagatgttcggagagccgggtagtcgtttagacccgtcgtcttcttcagctcccggttcttcgggtcaggagactgtccccgagactcagtacactcagagagtcattggatctccttcttctagtgcaccatcggttctTCACGTGCCTCCCCAgatgcctcctcctcctgtgcctcctacgatgccggcacctccgatgcccgcggccgagattcatcccgatttgatggtgcctccgagtgctccttactcgcagtacaccgtagaggacattctccgtctgccaggcagagaaggtttaccagtcatcgaccccgaccgaccggacggaactttatggtatgtttcattatttttttattctttttaaattattttataactttaaaaaataatttatattttaaatttgtatttttcaggtgggggattgacggatgtcttgcatcggacgtaaccgacacgataaaaggttacttctccatggcacatccgaactggaaaatGACGccccactacgtcagaaagacgtggttcaaaatttacgctgtaagttctattaattaaatatatatctttaaatttttttattatttatatatatttttttctaaaaaactaattataaattattttttccaacagcaaaaatataattgggccttcgggatcactgagagggtgaggaagaagtttgaagcgaaggcgaaagttcgcttgttggacacggtctccaactggaagggtgactggatcgtgaaggggtatgagcgtggcaaacccgctgagctcaccacggatgtctgggatggcctcatccgatattggcgtcttcctgattccattagaatcgcccagtcttgctctaactcccgtaacacagtcgatgagcacgggaacgggccgatgcttcacactacgggccaaaaaccccacgctggtgtccgtttggaaatggtaattaaaaatttaattatattaaatttttagtatatttttatatatattttaattaacaactttcttaaatgtttttttaggccaaagagacgggagaattcccgtctcttatgcaactttacgagaggacccacaagaacaaggcgggccgatttatagatggcaagtccgagcaaatctacaacgatttggctgctcgggttgaagaacgccagacccagctgacccaacagtccaccgatggattacccgtcaccttatccacacctgaagtggataagctttacgaggaggtaaattttctaaaattttaatttttttaaatattcatttaatttaactttaaatttttactaacaaaatttattttttgtttttaaggttgtccctaaaaaaaagggacggacgttggggattggttccgtcaacgatgttccgagagcgacatcgtcttatgttcagcgacgggatgatgaagtctctcagctgcgtagggagtccgaagagctgcgtagagagtctactCAGCTGCGTAGAGATTCTACTCAGCTgcgatctcgtatgggtggactcgagggcttcttggacgttgtagcggccacaaatccggaatgggcgactttgttgaggaccatgcgacaagaaaatcctatcccaggccagtcaccgaccgacgactcacatgccgaggcggatgttcaggcgaggagtgatgaattctacgagGCGATTAATTAACGACCACCcaagttctttttaatttcggttcttgtattatgaattcaaaacttatttatatataaaatattttggttttgatttttttagaattttaattttattaataatttaaataatttaaattatatttataattataattttttatatttctataaaataatgaaacgaagtaaattcgtagctaattttgcggcttctttacgtggaagcttaacgtggtttttacgaggaaacatttacaaggaaataacgtggaaatctatcaaggtttttacgttttctttacgtggaaagctgtcaaggtatttacgttaattttacgagtatttatttACGTGGGTTTTACGAGGAAAGTTTTTCGTGGTAATTACGAGGAAacttagcgacgtccttacgaggaatctttacgtggtctttacgaggaaaattagcgacgtccttacgaggaatctttacgtggtctttacgacgaaatatcctccttcgcttttacgacgaaattatttcctcgctaacttacgacgaattagcgaggatatatgcgttacgacaaacgtataacgacgaaacgggtttcctcgctaattcgtcgtaacactgcttttacgacgaattagcgaggaaaactgccctcgtaaaacttgtgttttcttgtagtgatatgcCCTAAATTAAATTGCCGATTAATTCCTATAAAATTCCCGATTTATTCATTCGGCGCTAGGTGTAACCCGAGCGTATGAGGAACGACTAGCGAGTTTCAAAACATGGTAGTTCCACGTAATTGCCGTTAACTATACTCACTCAATGTAACATAGATCTACATCAAAATGAATTTTGATTTCTGTGAATATTGTCAACCTAACAAAATATagctaattaaaataaaacatatgtttTGGCAGATGTTTTGTCAACAAGAAAAGTAAAAACTCGTACATACAACTAAACTTGAATCTAATATATTTCGGAATTTTGTgatctatattatatatttgcaaCCACGTGCTTGTGATCGGGTGGTAGCATGGCGTGCCAGCATTGCAAAGTGAGTTGAGTTCGAATCCGACTACACTCAGATATCACTAATACGTGGCAACCTGTGATTTAACATTTCCTCGCCGAGGAGCGGTTTaccgttttttttaatatatttgccACAACTATTATCAGATGTTTTCTGTTGAGCTTCAAAAGATGTACATAGGGAtcaaaacatgaaaatgtatacaGTATCTCTTTTTAAGAGGGGAGGAGAGATCAGAGATGTTTACATTTCTCTCTTGAACATCGCAAATGGAATTGTTGCATTAAGTATGGTTATGGTTATGCTCTCTAGTCTCTACTATCATTACAGATTTAAAGTAACTACTAAGAGCATCTCTAACTCattgctattttcacctctataatagcatttgGAGGTGATATTgctccaacccacctctatttcttcttctataatagagatctttattctttcctctatttatagaggaagaaatagcattcctctattttttactctatattttagagattgctattttaggggaatacattggagcatatctcacctctattatagagttcccctattttagagataaaaatagcaaaatatattggagatggtctaagagcatctccaacccattgctattttcacctctataatagcgTTTAGAGGTGAAATTgctccaacccacctctatttcttcctctataatagaaatctctattttttcctctatttatataggaagaaatagcattcctctattttttactctatattttagagattgctattttaggagaatacattggagcatatctcacctctattatagagttcctctattttagaggtgaaaatagcaaaatacattggagatggtctaaagcAAAATATGCATATGATTATGCATGTAGACACATAATAATAATACACATAGATATAGACACCATCTCTGCCCCGAGCAAACAAAAAgcaattaaacaaaatttatatctaacatgttcattttcttaatactagaacgttttatttattttagtcatgatcataacatttttaaattatctCAATAAGCTTATTTCATTAAATGTCATTTTCCTCCGACATCATCTCCAGTGACCTGCATTCGCTGCTACAGAAGGCTCTATCTCCCCTGCAAAATTAAATCACcacaaaatttgttaattaGCTATTCAAAATTcaattacataaaatatcatataGCTTAAATTCATTTCTTGTATATGGTTAAAGTGTAAAGAAATATGAAGTTTACCTGTACATGAAAATGTCATCACGAGGTCCAAGATTCTTCTTACAGTTACAACAGGTACTGAGAAAGCTGTCGGATGGTAAACAATCCGATTCGTTAAGCGGGTCGGAGCTCCTGAAGAAAACGACACCGGGTTGGCTCTCAACGATACAGTTATCGAATATGTGGATCGTTCTCGGGTTAGGCCCGTGACACGTAACGCACGTGTAGTCTTCCGATAGTTCCATATCGCTGGTCGAGAAATAGCCGGTGAAGATACGGGGCGACGCAAGACCCGACCCGGAAACCGTTTTCTTCATCTCTTCCGGCGGAGGGGAGACCGGATGATTTTTCGTTTTGATCCCAAAATCCGAAGAAGAACGTGGAGGGTCCGGGACCCGGATCCGGAGCTGAGACCCGAATAGAATTGTCCCGGATCTTGGTCGGGAGAACCCGGGTTCTTGGTTTTCTTCTTGGACGAGAGAATCGACAATAGCGAGTCCGATTCTTTTGTGTTCGAGCTTGAGCCGGGTCTCGGGTTCGTGGGGTTTCGGGTAATCGGATCCAAAAGGGTTTTTCAAAACGGTGAAAGGTTTTGTGTCGATGGAGGTGGGACTCGCCACGGCGTCGTTTTCAGTGAAGCTTTTAAAGCTGCTGAAAGCTGTGAAGAGCCGTGGAAACGGCGTTGGTTTACTCTGTTTCTGGTTGGTATCCGCCATCAACGAAGCTTGCTTGCTTCTTGATCTCTTCTTCAGCATAACTCACTGCTCAATCAcgcaaaagaaaatgaaaacattaagcTACAGTCTCTTCGTTATTTGCAAAATTGAGACAACACGAGAAAGAACATGAAACTAACCTCAAAGATCAGAAAAGTTTCAGACTTTGTGGAAACTTTCAGAGAAAATAAAAGTGATGGAGTTCGGTTGCCTCCATGAttgagaaaataaattaaagttggaagagaaaaaacaaaacaaataagaaaaagaaatgaaagtaaCTGAAAAGAAGGGAGAGCCTTATTATTTACTCCCGACTTTCTAGCACTTTTAATGTAACATAAAACGTTCTGCTTGAGATtgaagtaagaagaagaaacaaacaaaaataataatatcaaagaaaattgatattttttaatttgttggGACTTAGTGGGTTAGAGCATGAGCAACGCGGGATTTAACACAATCCTTAGCGCTAATACATAAGAAAATACTAATATTAAATGGGCTTACGCTAAGAAAGAATCCTTAGGTAAGGATTTTTTGTCTTTGATCCTAAATGACCTGGCATCATCTGATTGGTTGGGTGAAACGTTGCGTTTCGTAGGGGGACGGGAATGAATCATTTACGCGGGtcgtaaagaaaaaaaaaacctctccTTCTCTAAAGGCGACGACAAAACCGACATCGGAGTGAAAAACCCGGCGCTGTCGTTGGACAAGGGAAAAATAGGGAATATTAtgcgagcatgtatcatactgcataatatgattgtcgaaaATGAACGGGGTGGATACACTATGTACGATACatctgaatttgaagaaggagaatcgAGCAGAAGTTCACATGTTGAGCATATTAACAACATGCCTACCCATTTCGGTAATATGCTTGGTCTACGGAATCATGTTCGAGATAGGCGTACACACCAAGcattgaaaaatgatttaatcgaaaatatttgga contains the following coding sequences:
- the LOC125596859 gene encoding FCS-Like Zinc finger 8-like; the protein is MLKKRSRSKQASLMADTNQKQSKPTPFPRLFTAFSSFKSFTENDAVASPTSIDTKPFTVLKNPFGSDYPKPHEPETRLKLEHKRIGLAIVDSLVQEENQEPGFSRPRSGTILFGSQLRIRVPDPPRSSSDFGIKTKNHPVSPPPEEMKKTVSGSGLASPRIFTGYFSTSDMELSEDYTCVTCHGPNPRTIHIFDNCIVESQPGVVFFRSSDPLNESDCLPSDSFLSTCCNCKKNLGPRDDIFMYRGDRAFCSSECRSLEMMSEENDI